The nucleotide sequence GCTCAGGTCAACTCTGTAGCCGCGCTCACTCAGGAACAGTTCACTTCACTGCGCAAACAAGCCCTCGAACTCGGAAGCTCGACGCAGTTCACGGCAACGCAGGCCGCCGCATCACAGGAAGTACTAGCCCGCGCCAATCTGAAGCCGCAGGAGATACTGGTAGCCCTGCCTCACATTCTGCAGACTGCTGGGGCTGAAGGCATGGACATTTCACAGGCCGCAGACATCCTCATCAACGTCACGAAGAACATGAACCTTCCCATAAGCGAGATGGGGCGGGTTGCCGACGTAATGGCCTACACATCTGCGCACTCCAACACGAACATTGCGCAGTTAGGTGAGGCAGCACTCAAAGCCGCAGGGCCTTTCGCGTCAATGGGCGGCAGTGTTGAGGAGCTGATGGCGACGCTCGGGGCTATGAGCAACACAGTACGCGGAGCTGAGGCGGGAACTGCGTTATCGAGTGTCCTCCGCAGGCTCGGCTCTGACCCCGCTCAGGCACGCAACGAGTTATCACGTTACGGCATCAGAACGCAGACGCGCAAAGGAGACTTTGCACCGTTCGCGGAAATCATCGCGCAGGTTGCACTGAAGGGCGAAAAGTTAGGCTCAAAGACAGCCGCAAGAATGAGGGGCAACATTTACGGGCAGTTCGGCGCGCAGATGCAGGGACTTGAACGCACCCTCATGAACGGGGAATATTCCGAGCTTCTGGAAGGGACGCAGAAGAAGAGAGACGGTGCGTCTAGCCGGATGAACGCAACACGCAACGACACTCTTAAGGGAGACATTACGTCGCTGGGTTCGGCGTGGGAAGGCCTGATGATACGTATCGGCAAGGCACTAGACCCGATAAACAGGTTTTTCACGCAGACGCTCACTAAGGGTGTGCAGAAGCTCAATGAGATTATTGACACGATGGGCCCGTTCGCAGATTTGATTGCGCAGGCCGCCTATTTTATCGGGGGCTTCATGGTGCTTCGGACCGTCTGGAAGTACCTATCTCTCTCAGTTCAGGCCTTCAAGGCGTTCATTGAGCTGAAAGGTGCAATCACTGCCATTGAGGGGGCTACGTCAGCGTTCGGGGGGTTGAGCTCAATGCTCAGCGGGCTGGGGGCAATCATCATGGCTCACCCCGTCATCGCAATAGGTACGCTCGTTGCAGGTGCTGTCGCTCTGGCCATCGCTAACTGGGATACCCTCAAAGAATGGTGGGCATCATGGGTACTGCCTAACGTCTGGGAGCCGTTGGCGCGTTGGTGCGAGGAAACTATCTCGTACCTTAAAGGGATATGGGAAGGCTTCACTAATTGGCTGTCTAACCTCAACCCCTTCAAGAACTGGGACAAACCCAGCGTTGACTTGGCCGCAGGCAAAGCGGCTGTACGGAGCGGGACTGTCCAGAACCTTGCTCCGAGCTACATGCAGGCTCACGCAACGGGAGGCATACTCACAACGCCACACATCGGGCTTGTTGCGGAAGACGGCCCCGAAGCAGTCATACCCTTGCGGGACAAAGCGCGCGGTGTTCCCTTGCTGATGCAGGCCGCTGAACTGCTCGGCGTAACTCCTGCGGCGGGAGGTTATCTCTCTCCGTCCGCTTCATCACCCGCTCCTGCAACCGTGAACATCACAGTGAACGTTCAGGGCAACTCAGAGGACGCGGGGCTTGCTGAAAGGATTGCGGCGGCTGTGAGGGACGCACTGTCGGACATCATGAGCCTCGAGGAGAGGGTGAGTTATGCCTAGCTACAAGACAACAAGCGGTGACACATGGGACTTCATCGCGTACAAGGCCTACAACGGGTTAGGGGGAGAAAAGCTCACGAGCCTGCTTATTGAGGCTAACCCCCAGTACAGAGAGACGGTTATCTTTAAGGCGGGCGTTGTGCTTGAAGTCCCGGAGGCGTACATTCCCGCGTCAAGGACTTTGCCCCCATGGATGAGATGAGAGGAGAGATTTACCACATGGCTGTTGATACGAAGAACTTTAAGGTGAAAGAATTTGCGTGCAAGTGCTGCGGCTGGAACATCATTGACCAGAGGCTGATTAACATGTGTCAGGCCTTGCGCGATGAATTAGGCGTTCCCGTCAAGGTGAACAGTGGGTGCAGGTGCAACAAGCACAACGCTGAAGTCGGCGGCGTACGGAACAGCACGCACACTCGGGGATTAGCGGCGGACTTGTCATGCTCTCTTGGAGCGGGGGCACTGTTCGCGGCGGCCAAGAAACTGCATGCGGCGGGCAAGCTCAATGATTTGTCGTACTGCATAAAGTACTCACGCTGGATACACATTGACTGCGGCGGGGCTCGAAAGCGTTTGTGGGAGGATAGGACGTGATGATTGATGCCCGGCTTCTTTTTGATGTGCACTTTCAGCAAGGGAAAAGGGCTAAGGATACGCTTCCTGCACCGGTTCATGCCGAAGAGGCTAATCATCATGTCCCGCCTGCTCCGCCGGGTGAAGGATGGCATACTGAGGAAGAACAGATAGGCAGTGTTGAGCACCGTTACAGAAGACTTATAAAAAGCTATTAGCTTTGAGCTCAAAACTAACTTCTCTGCTCCATTCCTCATTCATAGCGCTCGCTTTCACGGTGTTACTGCTACTTGCGTTTGGTGTAACGCTCCAGAGGCTTTAATTCCCGACTAACGTATCGGTACATATCAATATTCTCGTGTCAGTGAAATGTTATTGATTGTCCATAATGGTATAAATTCATGCTGGCGTTCAGGTCTCGGTCTATCACTGCACCGCAGTGCTCGCATCGATATATCCTGTCTGACAGCTTCAAGTCTGCCTTCTTGCGTCCGCATACTGAACACAATTTGCTCGACGCGTAGTATCTGTCTGCCGTGATAAACCTTATGCCGCACCAGTCGCACTTGTATCGCATTATCCTGTAGAACTCTGCTAACTTCTGCTCCTGTACAGCCTTCGCCAGATGTCTGTTCTTCATCATGCCAGCTACATTCAAGTCCTCCATGACTATGAAACTTGGCTCTCGCTTCACTATCTCGGTCGTGGCTTGATGTATATGATTGGCTCTGATGTTCGTCAGCCGATGGGTTAGCTTCAAAAGCTGGTGTTCGCTCTTTATAATGTTACGTGTCTTCCTGTAACTTTCTCCTTTCTTGTTCTTAGTGTATTTGCGTGAGATTTTGCGCTGTAACCGGCGCACCTTTTTCTTCAGCCGTCTCACTCGGCTTGTCTTGTTGATGTTCTTGTAGACGTGCCCTGAACTACATACCGCAAGTTCTTTCACGCCTAAGTCAATCCCGATGCCGTCGTGCGTATTCTCTGCTGGAGCTTTGTCCTCAACCTCAATTCCTACCGTCAAAAACCAGTGAAGCCCGTCGAATGATACGCGGGGATTAAAGTATTTTGTGTCCTGCGGGATACGGTCGTGCTCGGCAAGCCTGAACCAGTTAGCGCACTGGCGGCTCTTCTTCCTGCTGAGAGCTATGCTCTCCAGTTTCACGTGTGTCTGTGTGAACTTTATCTTCACGGGGTCAACGTAAAAGCTGGGCTTGCTACGTTTACGGCTCTTATACTTGGGAGGCTGGGATAAACCCTTGAAGAACTTTATGTACGCATCAGCGGCATCCTTGATGGCCTGCTTGCACACGTTGTTGCTGATTGTGTACAGCCATGCGTTTTTAGGCTCTCGCTTGAACTGCGTAAAACGTTTTCGGAGTTCGTAATCCTGCAAGAACTTTCCGCCTGCTTCACGAGTTCTCTTCTCTTCAGCCAATGCCCAGTTATAAGCGAACCGTGCCGTTCCCGCGAACTGGAACAGGCGTGTTCTTTGCCGGTTGTTGGGAATTAGCATGACACGGATGGTCTTAATCATCTTCATCACCAGCGTCCGCTAGTTCCTGTATCAACTTCTTGGCTTTATGAGCTCGTTTGCCTTGTAATTTACAGCTAAAGACTGTGATTATCTGTATCAAGTCTTCTACGAGCTCCTGCTGTTCAGTTTTTTCCACATGGTCAATGACTTCTATCTCGCATTGATGTAGGGTTGCGAACTCTTCAACAAGTTCAAAGCCGAAGCGCAGAAGCCTGTCTTTATACAAGATTACGACTTTATCGACGCGGTTGCTGTTTATCAGCTCTATCAGTTCTAAGAGGCCTTTGTTGCGGTAATTAATTCCGCTCCCGATGTCTCGAATTATCCTGAATGGCCTACCTTGTGCTAACAAATACGTCTGCATGTTCTCGCACTGTCGGTTGAGGTCATCCTTCTGTTTGTGGCTTGATACGCGGCAGTAACCGATTGTTATTCTCTTCTCCCGCCGGACGTTGGTAATTTCGTCAAGCTGTTCCTGTGAATAGTAGCGGTATCCGTTCGATGCAGTGTGATGGGGTTTGAGCTTCCCTGTCCTATCCCAGTTCCGAAGAGTTTGCGGGGTAACGCCCAGCAGTTTGGAGAACACGCGGATAGAGTAATATCGTGTCATCGTAAGCACCTCCTGAATAAATTATACAAGAGATAACTTATAATAACAACAATATATTTACAATATATTATAGATTTAATCTATCTGTTTACTACCCCCACTCCGCTTCACGTTCTCGTAGCTCGGACTTGATGATGTCCTTCACATCGCGGTAACTCAATCCGCCGTGCGGGGACTGATCATGATTGCGACCCTGCACTATGGGGATTGCTCCCACAATGAACGCTATCATCGCAAAGCCCCAGTACACCGTAGTCTGCACCCAGTCTATACGGTCGGTGTTGTGCTGTACCTCGATAGATAACGTCTCGATACGGCGTTCTACTGCGGCTACGCGGGCTTCCAGATGGTCAAGCCGTTCGCCTAACGCAGTTACCTTGCCGTCTATCGCTATGAGTATCTCTCTGTCGGAGCTGGTCATGCTGATTTCTCCTCTCTGTCATGAGACGGCGGAATGTACACAGGAACTTGGATGATGTACGGCGCAGGAACAGGCGACTTGTCATCATGCCGTCTGTCGGACAGCCACAGGTACAGCGCGGTGAACACGCCTAGTGCCGCAAGGAAAATGCCTATCGCACCAAGCACCCAGTAAACAGCAGTCGTCAGTGAAGCTATCTCACTGCGCATGAGACGCTGTTCTTCGCGGACTTCACGCAGGCCGGTTTCCAGCACATCCACGCGGGCCTCCAGACGGTCAAGCCGTTCGCCTAACGCAGTTACCTTGCCGTCTATCGCTATGAGTATCTCTCTGTCGGAACTCGTCATGCGGACTTCTCCTCTCTGTCATGAGACGGCGGAATGTACGCAGGAACTTGGATGATGTACGGCGCAGGAACAGGCTTATCCTCTTTCGGTGTTCCGCGCGACGGCCTTAATGCCATTGCCGCAAGGAAGACACCAACCGCACCAAGCACCCAGTACACACTGTGCTGTAGCGTCTGCTGGTCGTGCTTGATTATCGTTATGTCCTGCTCTACCGCACCAAGACGGGCCTCTATCCTGTCAAGGCGCGTCTCTATACCGTCAAGGCGGTGCATCAACGCTTCATCACGGCCCGCAGGTCGCAGTACTAATCCCTCAGCCCTGTACTGGATACCGTCAATCTCTACGTAAATTATTCTGTCGGAGCTAGTCATCATCATCATCATCTTTCTTTCGTTGGGGGAATGAGGCCATTATATCACGCAGGAGGTGAGACACGTGAAAGACCTCTACTCTCTATCCCTCAACGACATTACACCCCGCAACATCGCTGAAGACAGCAACATTTCAGCCCTGATCGCGGCGATTGACCCCGAACTTCAAGCCCTCTCACGGGGCAGCCTCGAGGCATTAATCTGGGCGCGCATCGACGAGCTCCCCGAGAACGTCATTGACCTGCTGGCTTGGCAGTTGCACGCGGACTTCTACGACTTGGCCGGAACTCTGGACGTTAAGCGCAAGGCCGTAAAAGACAGCCTCAAGTGGCACATGCACAAGGGCACTGTCTGGGCAATCAAGGACGCTCTCAGGCAGATTGACGTTGAGGCTACGTTCAGGCATTGGCACGACACAGGCGGTGAGCCCTACACGTTCGACCTTAAGGCCATCGTAGGCGGCGAGTTCTACCGTACTACGGGACGGGACAAACTGCAGAGCTCCATTCACCGCGCAATAGAGGAGAGCAAGGCCGCACGCAGTCTCATGAATGACCTCGACATCCGCATTGAAGTGGAAGATGACGCGGAACTTGCTACGGCAACCGTCAGCCTCGAGACAAGGGATGTCGCTTTAGGAGTGAATTTAGACGACATGCAGGAATTATTGTTACAGTTCGAGAAACGAATAATCAGCCGCATTGATTCGTACGAGAGCACGATACTTGCTGACCTCACAGCACAGCAGGCCGCGATTAACGCACGGCTTGACGCTATCATGGACATGCTACGCTGGAAGGACATGGAGGACGCTGAATGAACGGCCTCATCATCACAAACGCAGGCCTTAACCTGCTAGCGAAAGCTATCACTGGCAAGACACTGAACTTCACAAAGTGCGTCTGCGGTGATGGCTGGTTAGGCACGCGCAACCCCAAAGAACTTACCGCCCTCATCTCACAGAAACGCGAGCTCAGCATTCAGCGCATGACCGTTGCGTCTGTCGTTGGAACTGCGGAGTTCTTCCTCGAGATGACAAACAAGGGGCTGACGACGGGGTTTTTCGTGAGAGAGTTCGGCCTGATTGCCCGAGACCCTGACACTAACGCCGATGTCCTTTACGCTTATTGCAACAAGGGCAACGACGCAGGATACATTGAGCCCGACAATAACGTTGACCAGATAAATTACACGCTCTCTCTTGTTACGGTGATAGACCAAGCAAAGCACGTTACGGCCGTCATCAACAACACCAACCAGTACGTTACGTACGCGCGCCTTGACCAGAGATTTGATGACCTCTACGCGCCCTACACAACCCCTGCGGGCTTCTGGACTACAGCACCTTCAGGCGACAAGAGACTGCGTCCCATAACCATACCGCAGACAAAAGAGCTCCTGCTTGGAGGCATTGAACCCGCCGCTCTCGACAAACGACTTGAACGCGTTGAGGACGCTCTCTCTGAGTTGTGGCTTGCGGTTGAGACACAGCAGGACTTCGACGGTTTTTCGCACTTCATGGCCGAAGACTTCACGAACACGTCGATGATTGACACATTCCGCACGGACATGATTAAGGTTACGGCGGGGAGCTGGACGGCGGAGGCAGAGCCTGCAGACGGGCTTATCCCCGGAAGCTGGTACTGGCTCACGGACGGCGTTAGTTCAGAGCGCGTTCAGGTTACGGCGATCACAGAGGGCAAGAACTCTGTTACGCTGAAGTTCGACGGGCCGGTCATGAACACCTACCGCACGGACGGGACAATACTTTGCCGGACGACGGCCAAGATAACGGACGGAGAGGCTACGGGAGCGGGGGTGCTGAGCGTAAAGGTGTGGCCTGCAAATTTTGAGTGGTACGGCCTCAACACAAGCACTGATTTCAACAGGTACTTTGAGTTCTCCGTCGCTGATGTCGGTCGATACACGCTCTCGGGGTTCGCTAAGATTACGGGCGTGGATTACCTCATGCTTGCTGAGTAATGGAAGGTGATTGTTATGGCGAGAAGAACTTTTGACGCTAACATCAGGGCACTGCTTCACTTCGACTTCCCCTACTACGGGGAAACAGGAGACGGCCTCAGAGACGAGATAGGGCTGTTCACGTGGAGGCGGCAGGGGGGAGCGAAACTTGCGGGCAAAGAGATACCCTGCGACGAGCTCACCTCGGGTGTGCCGAAGTTCGGGTACAGGTGCTTGTACACCCGCAACGAAGCACAGTACATCACCGGCCAATCCTCTAATCACCCAGTGTTCACAAGCATTGTGGAGATATCCTGCTGGGTGCGCCCAATAAGCTTAGCGGGCGGCCTTATCTCACAGCTGAACTCTTCTGCAGGGTTGCCGCGCGTTCTCCTCAGGCTTGACGGTCAGGTTAGGCCGCAGATTGTCATCAACGCTTTCTCTGTTGAGCCGGACATCTCTCTTACGCTCAACACATGGGCGTTCATCCGCGCGCGCGTAGACATCACGAACAAGACGGTAACAATCATCATCAACGGCGGAACACCCTACGTGTACACGGGGATAGACAGTCTTTCCGCCATGCAGATTGGGAGCATAAACGTAGGCGGCCTCGACGGCATGATAGATGAGTTCTGCTTGTCGGCGGGAGCTGAAGACGGCGTTCCCGCATCACCGCGACAGGGCACTCTGAACGTCTACGACATCGGGGGCTTCGGCACTGGCGAACTCGGGGACGTTACCGTGAAGAAACGTACCCCCATATCAAGCGCGTGCTGTATCACGGGGTTTTCCCTGAAGACAGCTACTTACAGCAAGAAACGCACGATGTCTCTCGGCAAGCTTGCCGCTGGCTGGGAAGTCATGTTGCTCAACAACGAAACGGGCAAGTACCAGTTCACGAGGATAGAGAGCATGACCGACACGGAGATAACTTTCACGGACGCAATCACTATCGGGAGCGGCAGTGTTCAGTGCGTGAGCGTACCTAACTTCAACACTCTCACAGTTACGGATGAAGGCGTGCTCATTCCTCCGATGTGGACTGACTCATACCAGAGCGGAGGCATTATCGCTTTCAGGTGCAAGGGGGACTGCTACGTTGACGGCCGGATACACACGCACGCTTTCGGGCGGGCACGAA is from Synergistaceae bacterium and encodes:
- a CDS encoding peptidase M15; amino-acid sequence: MAVDTKNFKVKEFACKCCGWNIIDQRLINMCQALRDELGVPVKVNSGCRCNKHNAEVGGVRNSTHTRGLAADLSCSLGAGALFAAAKKLHAAGKLNDLSYCIKYSRWIHIDCGGARKRLWEDRT
- a CDS encoding phage tail protein I — its product is MKDLYSLSLNDITPRNIAEDSNISALIAAIDPELQALSRGSLEALIWARIDELPENVIDLLAWQLHADFYDLAGTLDVKRKAVKDSLKWHMHKGTVWAIKDALRQIDVEATFRHWHDTGGEPYTFDLKAIVGGEFYRTTGRDKLQSSIHRAIEESKAARSLMNDLDIRIEVEDDAELATATVSLETRDVALGVNLDDMQELLLQFEKRIISRIDSYESTILADLTAQQAAINARLDAIMDMLRWKDMEDAE
- a CDS encoding transposase produces the protein MMKMIKTIRVMLIPNNRQRTRLFQFAGTARFAYNWALAEEKRTREAGGKFLQDYELRKRFTQFKREPKNAWLYTISNNVCKQAIKDAADAYIKFFKGLSQPPKYKSRKRSKPSFYVDPVKIKFTQTHVKLESIALSRKKSRQCANWFRLAEHDRIPQDTKYFNPRVSFDGLHWFLTVGIEVEDKAPAENTHDGIGIDLGVKELAVCSSGHVYKNINKTSRVRRLKKKVRRLQRKISRKYTKNKKGESYRKTRNIIKSEHQLLKLTHRLTNIRANHIHQATTEIVKREPSFIVMEDLNVAGMMKNRHLAKAVQEQKLAEFYRIMRYKCDWCGIRFITADRYYASSKLCSVCGRKKADLKLSDRIYRCEHCGAVIDRDLNASMNLYHYGQSITFH
- a CDS encoding IS607 family transposase → MTRYYSIRVFSKLLGVTPQTLRNWDRTGKLKPHHTASNGYRYYSQEQLDEITNVRREKRITIGYCRVSSHKQKDDLNRQCENMQTYLLAQGRPFRIIRDIGSGINYRNKGLLELIELINSNRVDKVVILYKDRLLRFGFELVEEFATLHQCEIEVIDHVEKTEQQELVEDLIQIITVFSCKLQGKRAHKAKKLIQELADAGDEDD
- a CDS encoding phage tail tape measure protein, translating into MAKILELAVNLSMLTSGNLIPEATKAGQAIAALQTRAKTLQAATRQIEGFQKQRASLEQLREKMGQARERVRVLREEFSKTNAPTAAMRKQFADAQRHAGMLEAKFQTQRQRLAELNSELMKSGINTRNLTGEQQKLAAASDKVKAAQDRLANAQSKFAQIRGQLSWDNMKNDLITSLALIKTFQAPIKVDMDFEQAMAQVNSVAALTQEQFTSLRKQALELGSSTQFTATQAAASQEVLARANLKPQEILVALPHILQTAGAEGMDISQAADILINVTKNMNLPISEMGRVADVMAYTSAHSNTNIAQLGEAALKAAGPFASMGGSVEELMATLGAMSNTVRGAEAGTALSSVLRRLGSDPAQARNELSRYGIRTQTRKGDFAPFAEIIAQVALKGEKLGSKTAARMRGNIYGQFGAQMQGLERTLMNGEYSELLEGTQKKRDGASSRMNATRNDTLKGDITSLGSAWEGLMIRIGKALDPINRFFTQTLTKGVQKLNEIIDTMGPFADLIAQAAYFIGGFMVLRTVWKYLSLSVQAFKAFIELKGAITAIEGATSAFGGLSSMLSGLGAIIMAHPVIAIGTLVAGAVALAIANWDTLKEWWASWVLPNVWEPLARWCEETISYLKGIWEGFTNWLSNLNPFKNWDKPSVDLAAGKAAVRSGTVQNLAPSYMQAHATGGILTTPHIGLVAEDGPEAVIPLRDKARGVPLLMQAAELLGVTPAAGGYLSPSASSPAPATVNITVNVQGNSEDAGLAERIAAAVRDALSDIMSLEERVSYA
- a CDS encoding tail protein X; protein product: MPSYKTTSGDTWDFIAYKAYNGLGGEKLTSLLIEANPQYRETVIFKAGVVLEVPEAYIPASRTLPPWMR